The Haloferax sp. Atlit-12N genome segment CCCTCGGCGTCATCCTCTTCGTGACGACGTGGACGTTTTGGCCGTTCATGTTCCTCATCATCTCGGCGAGTCTCGAGAGTATCCCCGAAGAATTGTACGAGAGTGCGCGGATGTACGGTGCGGGCCGCGTCCAGACGTTCCTCAGAGTGACGCTCCCACAGCTGAAAAGCGCCATTCTCGTCGCCCTCAGTATCCGTATCATCTGGAACATGACCAAGATCTCGCAGGTCCTACAACTGACGAACGGTGGCCCCGGATACGACACCTCAATACTGGCGGTGTTGTTGTACCGGTTCGCCTACGGACAAGGGAGAATGGGTGTTGCCTACGCAGTCGGTGTCATCCTGCTGATTATGACTATCGGCTTCGTCTTCGTGTTCATCCGTGAGTTCGAGCGGACGAGTGAGGGACCACAATGAGCACCGACGACTTCGACGTGACGGCGGTGACACTCAAGGCGACGACCTACGGGGTCATCTCGTTCCTCGTCCTTTTCAACCTCGTCGTGTTGGCATTCATCTTCTCGGTGTCGTTCATGCCCCCGAGCGAGTTCTTCGGCGCTCCGCACATCATCCCACAGAACCCGACGCTCGAGGCGTGGACGAGCGGGTTCCAAGAGCTACGAGATAATCTCGTGAACAGTTTCCTCATCGGGCTTGGAACGACTATCGTCGCGCTGGCAATCTCAATCCCCGGTGCATACGCCTTCGCCCGAAAGGAGTTCTACGGCAAGCGAGCCGGCTTCTACGCCATCATCTCGGCGATGATGTTCCCGTACATCCTGCTCGTCATCCCCATCATGGACCTCTGGAACGACTTGGGGCTGTACAACACCATCCCGGGGATGATTATCGCTTACCAGGTGTTCGTGACACCGTTCGCGATCTGGATTCTCCGGGACTTCTTCGCGAAGCTTCCGACGGACATCGAGGAGGCCGCGCAGGTGTACGGTTGCACCCAGTTTACGGCGTTCCTGCGGGTTATCCTCCCTCTTGCGACGCCCGGCATCGTCGCCGTCGGCTTCCTCGCGTTCCTCACCGGCTGGAACGACTTCCTGTTCGCCAACCTGCTGACAACCGGGACCGGTCCGGTTCCGGCGGTGCCGGTCCTTTACGGCACCATCGGAGGTGGCTCAGGCGAGCGAGTCTACTGGGGCAAGCTGATGGCTGAAACGCTCATCATCGGTACGCCACCGACGATACTGTACCTCGTCGCGCGCAACTACCTAGAAAACGCATTTACGGTATGACACAAAACACCATGACAGCACTCGAAGACACGACCACAGAAAAGACGACCCAGACGGCAGACGCAACCGATCGCGTCGCCCCGTCTGAGACGGACAGTTCGGGCGGCCACATCCGTCTCGAAGGAATCATGAAGACGTTCGACGGCGGCGACATCGTCGCCTGCGACGATGTGAACATCTCTATGGACGGTGGGGAGTTTGTCGTCCTTGTTGGGCCGTCTGGTTGCGGTAAGACGACGACGCTCCGCTGCATCGCTGGCCTCGAAAAGCCGGATGAGGGCCGAATCGTTGTCGACGGCGAGGACATCACCGGACAGAAATCGAAAGACAGGGACTTGGCGTTCGTCTTCCAGAGCATCGCGCTGTTCCCCCACATGAGCGTCCGGAAGAACATCCGGTTCGGTCTCGACATGAAAACAGACCTCTCCAAAGCCGAAAAGCGTGAGCGCGTCGAGTCGGCGGCTGAGACACTCGGTCTCGAAGAGACGTTGGACCGCAAACCTTCTGCGCTCTCGGGTGGCCAACAACAGCGCGTTTCGCTCGGTCGCGCAATGGTTATGGAACCTGCTGCGTTCCTCCTCGACGAGCCGTTCTCGGCGCTTGACGCCAACCTCCGTGATCACATGCGCGTCGAAGTGAAGAAGATCCAGCGCCGGCTTGAGACGGCGATGGTGTTCGTAACTCACGACCAGGAGGAGGCGATGACGCTCGGCGATAAAATCGTCGTGATGAACGACGGCTACGTCCAACAGATTGGAACGCCCTACGAGATTTATAACGAGCCAGCGAACCAGTTCGTCGCTGACTTCATTGGATCGCCGTCGCCGAACCTCGTGGAGTGTACTGCCGAGCGAACGGCATCTGGTGTCGCCTTCGTGAGTGACTTCTGCCGAATTCCAGCAACTGACGAACAGGCCGCCGCAGTACAGGACGGCCAAACTGTCGTTTATGGGATTCGTCCGGAATATCTGAGTATCCGCGACGACGAAGGACACTTCACCGCTCGGCTCGATGTCGTCGAACCGCTCGGTGATCGAGACGCGATCCATCTGACCTCTGGTGATACGTCGCTGTCGGCGGTGACGCCGCAGGGGGAGGTCTCCCGTGACCACAATGAGGTTCACGTAGTCATGGAGACCGACGAGGCGTGGCTGTTCGATGAGCACGGCGAACGAATCGTCTGACACCCACCGATAACGTCAGCGCCCGAATACACTCCCCCTTCGGGCCTTCTGTGACTACACCAACAGCTATGTCTATCGAAGTTGAATCACAACTACTGGTGTGATCTGAAATGACACGATACGAAACCGTCAGACGCGCAGCGACCGAGGGTGCCGAAGTCGCACATGGGCTGTTTAGAACTGACCTTGCCGTCGACACGAAACAGTCGAAGTTAGATCTCGTGACGAAGGCAGATACGGAGACGCAGCGCCAGACCATCTCGATCATCCGCGAGGCGTTTCCTGACGCGACCATCGTCGGCGAGGAAGAAGACGAGCGCAAATCCGTACCCGAAGACGGCAACGCATGGGTCATAGACCCCATCGATGGGACAAACAACTTCGTCCACGGCTCACAGTTGTGGACGACGACGGTAGCGAGTGTCCGAGACCACCAGACTGTGGCGGCTGCGACTGTCGCTCCAGCACTTGGTGACGTCTACGCATCGACTTTAGATGGTGCGACCCGGAACGGTGATCCGATTACAGTTAGTCCAAAGACTAATCTCGACGAGTTCGTCGTTGCTCCCATCCTGCGCTACGGCCCCGACCACGACGCCAAATTCGGCGACTTCCTCAAGCGGCTTATTATTGAATTTGGGGACCTGCGCCGGCTGGGTTGCGCACAGGTGACGTTAGCGATGGTCGCCTGTGGAACGCTAGACGTCGCCGCCTCGGAGCAACCCGACCCCAATCCGTGGGACACTATCGCTGGTGTTTCCCTGGTCAGACAAGCTGGCGGTACTGTGACGGACATCCGTGGTAGCAAATGGGTACCCGGGTGTGAGGGCCTCGTTGCGTCCAACGGCGAGGCGCACGACGAAGTTCTCGACCGTGTGACGACTGACTGACTGGGCCAGTCAGCTGCT includes the following:
- a CDS encoding carbohydrate ABC transporter permease, with the protein product MSTDDFDVTAVTLKATTYGVISFLVLFNLVVLAFIFSVSFMPPSEFFGAPHIIPQNPTLEAWTSGFQELRDNLVNSFLIGLGTTIVALAISIPGAYAFARKEFYGKRAGFYAIISAMMFPYILLVIPIMDLWNDLGLYNTIPGMIIAYQVFVTPFAIWILRDFFAKLPTDIEEAAQVYGCTQFTAFLRVILPLATPGIVAVGFLAFLTGWNDFLFANLLTTGTGPVPAVPVLYGTIGGGSGERVYWGKLMAETLIIGTPPTILYLVARNYLENAFTV
- a CDS encoding ABC transporter ATP-binding protein — translated: MKTFDGGDIVACDDVNISMDGGEFVVLVGPSGCGKTTTLRCIAGLEKPDEGRIVVDGEDITGQKSKDRDLAFVFQSIALFPHMSVRKNIRFGLDMKTDLSKAEKRERVESAAETLGLEETLDRKPSALSGGQQQRVSLGRAMVMEPAAFLLDEPFSALDANLRDHMRVEVKKIQRRLETAMVFVTHDQEEAMTLGDKIVVMNDGYVQQIGTPYEIYNEPANQFVADFIGSPSPNLVECTAERTASGVAFVSDFCRIPATDEQAAAVQDGQTVVYGIRPEYLSIRDDEGHFTARLDVVEPLGDRDAIHLTSGDTSLSAVTPQGEVSRDHNEVHVVMETDEAWLFDEHGERIV
- a CDS encoding inositol monophosphatase: MTRYETVRRAATEGAEVAHGLFRTDLAVDTKQSKLDLVTKADTETQRQTISIIREAFPDATIVGEEEDERKSVPEDGNAWVIDPIDGTNNFVHGSQLWTTTVASVRDHQTVAAATVAPALGDVYASTLDGATRNGDPITVSPKTNLDEFVVAPILRYGPDHDAKFGDFLKRLIIEFGDLRRLGCAQVTLAMVACGTLDVAASEQPDPNPWDTIAGVSLVRQAGGTVTDIRGSKWVPGCEGLVASNGEAHDEVLDRVTTD